The following are from one region of the Bradyrhizobium septentrionale genome:
- a CDS encoding class I SAM-dependent RNA methyltransferase has product MAELLTIDHVGHRGDGVAIDGAQSIFVPYTLGGETVEVEDVAGQHPDRRRLLRVAQASPERIAPFCPHFGVCGGCAIQHWNDAPYQAWKRNIVAETLAHAKIAAEVAPLLDAHGAGRRRITLHGRMGTHKVLKVGFAAAGSHDIIPVDRCPILDPALDGALEAAWAVAEPLISIGKPLDVQVTATLNGLDIDVRGSGALPTSLITTLSRVAEKHRLARLTRHGELVLQRGSPEVAIGKVKVVLPPGSFLQATVKGEETLAALVREHCGRAKHIADLFCGVGPFALRLAEKARVTAFDSDAGAIAALQKAAQSTPGLKPLKAEARDLFRRPLMPQELRDYDAVVFDPPRQGAQAQVTQLAASKVPVIVAVSCNAATFARDAKILIDGGYKMTAVTPVDQFRHTPHVELVARFAR; this is encoded by the coding sequence GTGGCTGAGCTCCTCACCATCGACCATGTCGGCCACCGCGGCGACGGCGTCGCGATCGACGGGGCGCAGTCGATCTTCGTGCCCTACACGCTCGGCGGCGAAACGGTCGAGGTCGAAGACGTCGCCGGTCAGCATCCCGACCGGCGTCGGCTGCTGCGGGTGGCGCAGGCAAGCCCGGAGCGCATCGCGCCGTTCTGTCCGCATTTCGGCGTCTGTGGCGGCTGCGCGATCCAGCACTGGAACGACGCGCCCTACCAGGCCTGGAAGCGCAACATCGTGGCCGAGACCCTTGCGCACGCGAAGATTGCGGCCGAGGTTGCCCCGCTGCTCGATGCCCATGGCGCGGGCCGCCGCCGCATCACGCTGCACGGGCGCATGGGCACCCATAAGGTGCTGAAGGTCGGCTTCGCCGCTGCGGGGTCGCATGACATCATCCCGGTCGACCGCTGTCCGATCCTCGATCCCGCGCTCGACGGCGCGCTCGAGGCGGCTTGGGCGGTCGCCGAGCCGCTGATCTCGATCGGCAAGCCGCTCGACGTCCAGGTCACCGCGACGCTGAACGGCCTCGACATCGACGTGCGCGGTTCCGGCGCGTTGCCGACCAGCCTGATCACCACGCTGTCGCGCGTCGCGGAGAAGCATCGGCTGGCGCGGCTGACGCGACACGGCGAGCTGGTGCTGCAGCGCGGCTCGCCAGAGGTTGCGATCGGCAAGGTGAAGGTGGTGCTGCCGCCGGGCTCGTTCCTGCAGGCGACCGTCAAGGGCGAGGAGACGCTTGCGGCGCTGGTGCGCGAGCATTGCGGACGCGCCAAGCACATCGCCGACCTGTTCTGCGGCGTCGGGCCGTTCGCGCTTCGCCTCGCAGAGAAGGCGCGGGTCACAGCCTTCGACAGCGATGCCGGCGCGATCGCCGCGCTGCAGAAGGCCGCGCAATCGACGCCGGGGCTGAAGCCGCTCAAGGCCGAGGCACGCGACCTGTTCCGCCGCCCCTTGATGCCGCAGGAATTGCGCGACTATGACGCCGTCGTGTTCGATCCGCCGCGGCAGGGCGCGCAGGCGCAGGTCACCCAGCTGGCAGCGAGCAAGGTGCCGGTGATCGTCGCGGTGTCCTGCAATGCAGCGACGTTTGCGCGCGACGCCAAAATCCTGATCGATGGCGGCTACAAGATGACGGCCGTCACCCCGGTCGATCAGTTCCGCCACACCCCGCATGTCGAGCTGGTGGCGCGGTTTGCGCGCTGA
- a CDS encoding RT0821/Lpp0805 family surface protein, which translates to MTLILIGVGASGCSLSRSDAFAKMDDKDVTGAISPTQVSAAMPTESDLAFARNAASDVLTKGDKDSSQSWENPETGARGSVTPLAQAYSGEDGKTCRDFLASYVNGVTESWLQGAACKGGQGRWEIHNLKPWRKS; encoded by the coding sequence GTGACATTGATTCTGATCGGCGTTGGCGCCAGCGGCTGCAGCCTGTCGCGCAGCGATGCTTTCGCCAAGATGGACGACAAGGATGTGACTGGTGCGATCAGCCCGACCCAGGTCAGCGCGGCGATGCCGACCGAGAGCGATCTCGCCTTCGCCCGCAATGCGGCTTCCGACGTGCTGACCAAGGGCGACAAGGATTCCAGCCAGTCCTGGGAAAACCCCGAGACGGGTGCGCGCGGCTCGGTGACGCCGCTGGCCCAGGCCTATTCGGGCGAGGACGGCAAGACGTGCCGGGACTTCCTCGCGAGCTATGTCAATGGAGTCACCGAGAGCTGGCTACAGGGCGCCGCCTGTAAGGGTGGACAAGGACGGTGGGAAATCCATAACCTGAAGCCGTGGAGAAAGTCCTGA
- a CDS encoding DMT family transporter produces the protein MTDTDAQHRTGIALVVAAAAAWSTAPFFTRLLHFDSWTILFWRGLFGGGAIALFLLATQGRRGARDLVVMPMSGWLVAGLSTLGMVTFIPALQLTSVANVAIIVAMQPFAAAAIAWLWLGERARPGTLLASLVALAGVAITVSGAEGITDYRGIGLAASWRWRSR, from the coding sequence GTGACTGACACGGACGCGCAGCATCGCACCGGGATTGCGTTGGTCGTTGCGGCCGCGGCGGCCTGGAGCACCGCGCCGTTCTTCACCCGGCTGCTGCACTTCGATTCCTGGACCATCCTGTTCTGGCGCGGGCTGTTCGGCGGCGGCGCGATCGCGCTGTTCCTGCTCGCAACGCAAGGCCGGCGCGGCGCGCGCGATCTCGTCGTGATGCCTATGAGCGGATGGCTGGTGGCGGGCCTCTCGACCCTGGGCATGGTGACGTTCATTCCGGCGCTGCAACTGACCAGCGTCGCCAATGTTGCGATCATTGTCGCGATGCAGCCGTTTGCGGCGGCCGCGATTGCCTGGCTCTGGCTCGGCGAGCGGGCGCGCCCCGGCACATTGTTGGCAAGCCTCGTCGCGCTCGCGGGCGTGGCCATCACCGTCAGCGGCGCTGAAGGCATCACGGACTACAGGGGCATCGGCCTTGCGGCATCATGGCGCTGGCGATCGCGCTGA
- the pdxH gene encoding pyridoxamine 5'-phosphate oxidase, with product MTDTTSIKHPAPLTSGDFTAAEEPFALFGEWFAEAVKSEPNDPNAMALATVDADGLPDVRMVLMKGFDADGFVFYSHIASAKGRELAANPKAALLFHWKSLRRQVRIRGPVTPVTDAEADAYFATRPKQAQIGAWASKQSQPLESRFAFEQAIAKAGAKYMIGEVPRPPGWSGWRITPQRFEFWHDRPFRLHDRIEFRRDGAGRAWSKVRLYP from the coding sequence ATGACCGACACGACCTCCATCAAACACCCGGCACCGTTAACATCGGGTGATTTCACCGCGGCGGAGGAGCCGTTTGCCCTGTTCGGCGAATGGTTTGCGGAAGCGGTCAAGTCCGAGCCGAACGATCCGAACGCGATGGCGCTCGCGACCGTCGACGCCGACGGACTGCCGGACGTGCGGATGGTGCTGATGAAGGGCTTCGACGCCGACGGTTTCGTGTTCTACAGCCACATTGCGAGCGCCAAGGGCCGCGAATTGGCCGCAAATCCTAAGGCCGCTTTACTATTCCACTGGAAATCTCTGCGCCGTCAGGTGCGCATCCGGGGGCCGGTCACGCCGGTGACCGATGCCGAGGCCGACGCCTATTTCGCCACAAGGCCGAAACAGGCGCAGATCGGCGCCTGGGCCAGCAAGCAGTCGCAGCCCCTGGAGAGCCGCTTCGCCTTCGAGCAGGCGATCGCCAAGGCCGGCGCGAAATACATGATCGGCGAGGTGCCGCGTCCGCCGGGCTGGAGCGGCTGGCGGATCACGCCGCAGCGCTTCGAGTTCTGGCACGACCGCCCGTTCCGCCTGCACGACCGCATCGAATTCCGCCGCGACGGCGCCGGCCGCGCTTGGTCGAAGGTGCGGCTCTATCCTTGA
- the clpS gene encoding ATP-dependent Clp protease adapter ClpS has protein sequence MPDSVVKPKTRTKTKVERPRLHKVILVNDDYTPREFVVTILKGEFRMTDDQAYKVMLTAHQRGVCVVAVFTRDVAETKATRATDAGRAKGYPLLFTTEPEE, from the coding sequence ATGCCCGATAGCGTCGTCAAACCGAAAACCAGGACAAAGACCAAGGTCGAGCGGCCGCGCCTGCACAAGGTGATCCTGGTCAACGACGACTACACGCCGCGCGAATTCGTCGTCACCATCCTGAAGGGCGAATTCCGCATGACCGACGACCAGGCCTACAAGGTGATGCTGACCGCGCATCAGCGCGGCGTCTGCGTGGTCGCTGTGTTCACCAGGGACGTCGCCGAGACCAAGGCGACGCGCGCCACCGACGCCGGCCGCGCCAAGGGCTATCCACTGCTGTTCACCACCGAGCCGGAAGAGTAG
- the aroC gene encoding chorismate synthase, which translates to MSFNTFGHMFRVTTFGESHGVAIGCVVDGCPPLIPLTVEEIQHDLDRRRPGQSRFTTQRQEPDAVKILSGVMAHPESGVQVTTGTPIALLIENTDQRSKDYSEIKDKFRPGHADFTYEAKYGLRDYRGGGRSSARETATRVAAGAIARKVLPGVKVRGALVQMGPHKIDREKWDWDEIANNPFFCPDKDKAAFFESYLDGIRKSGSSIGAVIEVVAEGVPAGLGAPIYAKLDSDLASAMMSINAVKGVEIGAGFGAAELTGEENADEMRTGNNGTRFLSNHAGGVLGGISTGQPVVVRFAVKPTSSILTTRRTVDRKGADTDILTKGRHDPCVGIRAVPVGEAMMACVLADHFLRDRGQTGR; encoded by the coding sequence ATGTCCTTCAATACTTTCGGCCATATGTTCCGCGTCACGACCTTCGGCGAGAGCCATGGGGTCGCGATCGGCTGCGTGGTGGATGGCTGCCCGCCGTTGATCCCCCTGACCGTGGAGGAGATCCAGCACGACCTCGACCGCCGCCGGCCCGGCCAGTCGCGCTTCACCACCCAGCGCCAGGAGCCGGATGCGGTGAAGATCCTGTCCGGCGTGATGGCGCATCCGGAGAGCGGGGTGCAGGTCACGACCGGCACGCCGATCGCGCTGTTGATCGAGAACACCGACCAGCGCTCCAAGGACTATTCCGAGATCAAGGACAAGTTTCGCCCCGGGCACGCCGACTTCACCTATGAAGCGAAATACGGCCTGCGCGACTATCGCGGCGGCGGCCGCTCCTCCGCGCGCGAGACCGCGACCCGCGTCGCCGCCGGCGCGATCGCGCGAAAGGTCCTGCCCGGGGTCAAGGTGCGCGGCGCGCTGGTGCAGATGGGTCCGCACAAGATCGACCGCGAGAAGTGGGACTGGGACGAGATCGCCAACAACCCGTTCTTCTGTCCCGACAAGGACAAGGCGGCGTTCTTCGAAAGCTATCTCGACGGCATCAGGAAAAGCGGCTCCTCGATCGGCGCCGTCATCGAGGTCGTCGCCGAGGGCGTGCCGGCCGGTCTCGGCGCGCCGATCTATGCCAAGCTCGACAGCGACCTGGCATCCGCGATGATGAGCATCAACGCAGTCAAGGGCGTCGAGATCGGTGCCGGCTTCGGCGCCGCCGAGCTTACCGGCGAAGAGAACGCCGACGAGATGCGGACCGGCAACAACGGCACGCGTTTCCTGTCCAACCATGCCGGCGGCGTGCTCGGCGGCATCTCGACCGGCCAGCCGGTGGTGGTGCGCTTTGCGGTCAAGCCGACCTCCTCGATCCTGACCACGCGCCGCACCGTGGACCGCAAGGGCGCCGATACCGACATCCTGACCAAGGGCCGCCACGACCCCTGCGTCGGCATCCGCGCGGTGCCGGTGGGCGAGGCCATGATGGCCTGCGTGCTGGCCGATCATTTTCTGCGCGACCGCGGGCAGACCGGGCGCTGA
- a CDS encoding adenylate/guanylate cyclase domain-containing protein, with amino-acid sequence MNASELRDIIEWMVGGARSAPTPPQMMAECCERLVRAGLPLWRVGVFVRTLHPEIYGRHFFWTPGAEVETGTVDHNILDSPEFAVSPLSIVFRQGVEVRARLDDPASARFPIVVDLQAEGVTDYVAMPLVYTDGFVNASSWTTKQPGGFTDEQLDAIRSIAVPLARYIEIVTLRRTATLLLDTYVGNRAGERIMGGQIRRGHADTMDAAIWLSDLRGFTALSDRLPAETVVEILNLYFDCQVTAIRDHGGEVLKFMGDGLLAVFPVDEYLGDEVQVCSRVLEAARASRAGVEALQFANGDAVERFRFGVALHLGRVLYGNIGGGNRLDFTCIGPAVNLAARLEKIAGRLGRTVVASERFAGICDGGWSDLGEFPIAGFSKAERVYGLFDEAPRAAAS; translated from the coding sequence ATGAATGCGTCGGAGCTGCGGGATATCATCGAATGGATGGTCGGTGGCGCGCGGTCGGCGCCGACCCCGCCGCAGATGATGGCGGAATGCTGCGAACGCCTGGTGCGGGCCGGTTTGCCGCTGTGGCGGGTCGGCGTCTTCGTGCGCACGCTGCATCCCGAGATCTACGGCCGCCATTTCTTCTGGACGCCTGGCGCGGAGGTCGAAACCGGCACCGTCGATCACAACATTCTGGACTCCCCGGAATTTGCCGTCAGCCCGCTGTCGATCGTGTTCAGGCAGGGCGTAGAAGTGCGCGCGCGGCTCGACGACCCCGCCAGCGCACGCTTCCCGATCGTCGTGGACCTGCAGGCGGAGGGCGTCACCGACTACGTCGCGATGCCGCTGGTCTATACCGACGGTTTCGTCAATGCGTCGAGCTGGACCACCAAGCAGCCGGGCGGCTTCACCGACGAGCAGCTCGATGCGATCCGCTCGATCGCCGTGCCGCTGGCGCGCTACATCGAGATCGTGACCCTGCGCCGCACCGCCACGCTGCTGCTCGACACCTATGTCGGCAACCGGGCCGGCGAGCGCATCATGGGCGGCCAGATCCGGCGCGGCCACGCCGATACGATGGACGCCGCGATCTGGCTGTCCGACCTGCGCGGCTTCACCGCGCTGTCGGACCGCTTGCCGGCCGAGACGGTGGTGGAGATCCTCAACCTCTACTTCGATTGCCAGGTCACCGCGATCCGCGACCATGGCGGCGAAGTGCTCAAATTCATGGGCGACGGCCTGCTCGCGGTGTTCCCGGTCGACGAATATCTCGGCGACGAGGTGCAGGTCTGCTCGCGCGTGCTGGAGGCCGCGCGCGCATCCCGCGCCGGCGTCGAGGCGCTGCAATTCGCCAACGGCGATGCGGTCGAGCGCTTCCGCTTCGGCGTCGCGCTGCATCTCGGGCGCGTGCTCTACGGCAATATCGGCGGCGGCAACCGGCTCGACTTCACCTGCATCGGTCCGGCGGTCAATCTCGCCGCGCGGCTGGAGAAGATCGCCGGCCGCCTCGGCCGCACCGTCGTGGCCTCCGAGCGCTTCGCCGGCATCTGCGACGGCGGTTGGAGCGATCTCGGCGAGTTTCCGATCGCCGGATTTTCCAAGGCCGAGCGGGTCTACGGTCTGTTCGACGAGGCGCCGCGCGCGGCTGCAAGCTAG
- a CDS encoding SDR family NAD(P)-dependent oxidoreductase: protein MSPPSNAPRRTLLLTGASRGIGHATAIRFASAGWRVITCSRHAFPEVCPWGAGPEDHIEVDFGDHDDTVRAISEIRKRLVNDELHALVNNAAISPKGPGGARLGTMDTDIETWLHVFRVNFFAPIMLARGLIDELKHARGAVVNVTSIAGSRVHPFAGVAYATSKAALASLTREMASDFGRVGVRVNSIAPGEIDTSILSPGTEKIVDQQIPMHRLGTPDEVAKIIYVLCTETSSYVNGAEIHINGGQHV, encoded by the coding sequence ATGTCCCCTCCTTCCAACGCGCCGCGCCGTACCCTGCTCCTTACCGGTGCCAGCCGCGGCATCGGCCACGCCACCGCGATCCGGTTTGCTTCCGCCGGCTGGCGCGTCATCACCTGCTCACGGCATGCATTTCCGGAAGTCTGCCCCTGGGGCGCGGGACCGGAAGATCACATCGAGGTCGATTTCGGCGATCATGACGACACGGTTCGCGCCATCTCCGAGATCCGCAAACGGCTGGTGAACGACGAGTTGCACGCGCTGGTCAACAATGCCGCGATCTCGCCGAAGGGGCCGGGCGGCGCGCGGCTCGGGACCATGGACACCGATATCGAGACATGGCTGCACGTGTTTCGCGTCAACTTCTTCGCGCCGATCATGCTGGCCCGCGGACTGATCGACGAGCTCAAGCACGCCAGGGGCGCAGTGGTGAACGTCACCTCGATCGCAGGCTCCCGCGTGCATCCGTTCGCCGGCGTTGCCTATGCGACCTCGAAAGCCGCGCTGGCATCATTGACGCGGGAAATGGCATCCGACTTCGGCCGCGTCGGCGTCCGCGTCAATTCGATCGCACCGGGCGAGATCGACACCTCGATCCTGTCGCCGGGCACCGAGAAGATCGTCGATCAGCAAATCCCGATGCATCGCCTCGGCACGCCGGACGAGGTCGCCAAGATCATTTACGTTCTCTGTACGGAGACCAGCTCTTACGTGAACGGTGCGGAAATCCACATTAACGGTGGTCAGCACGTCTGA
- a CDS encoding EamA family transporter translates to MALAIALMTVMIRRHKGTPMTAAAALSNVLGSVVSVPLAQGIGAVTGADLGVLAMFGACQVGLGLTLFTIGSRFLPSGQASLIATLETPLMPFWVWLAFAEVPSLRALLGGTLVMGAVVADIVASQRTQLARPAER, encoded by the coding sequence ATGGCGCTGGCGATCGCGCTGATGACGGTGATGATCCGCCGGCACAAGGGCACGCCGATGACTGCCGCCGCGGCGCTCTCGAATGTTCTCGGCAGCGTCGTCAGCGTCCCGCTCGCGCAGGGCATCGGCGCGGTCACCGGCGCAGATCTCGGCGTGCTTGCGATGTTCGGGGCATGCCAGGTCGGTCTCGGTCTCACTCTGTTTACGATCGGCTCCAGATTCCTGCCGTCCGGGCAGGCCTCGCTGATCGCCACCCTCGAAACCCCGCTGATGCCGTTCTGGGTGTGGCTGGCGTTTGCCGAGGTGCCGTCGCTCCGCGCGTTGCTGGGAGGCACGCTGGTGATGGGAGCCGTCGTCGCCGATATTGTAGCCAGCCAGCGGACGCAGCTCGCGCGGCCGGCGGAACGGTGA
- a CDS encoding histidine phosphatase family protein, translated as MPVPTIYYIRHGETAWNAEGRLQGVQDIGLNERGRAQAAHAGRILADLLAGDGRDKTTLPFVASPLIRARATMELVRTELGLPPGDYALDARLREIGYGTWEGSTLAQAQAADPAVYARRLAEKWTVSPSGGESYVDVQVRMTQWYRSVTSDTVAVAHGGTARALMVALGFETPASAADLYIEQGAVYVFGAAGLQKYS; from the coding sequence ATGCCGGTGCCAACGATCTACTACATCCGCCACGGCGAGACCGCATGGAATGCCGAAGGCCGGCTTCAGGGCGTGCAGGACATCGGCCTCAACGAGCGCGGCCGTGCCCAGGCGGCGCATGCCGGGCGCATCCTTGCCGATCTGCTGGCGGGCGACGGCCGTGACAAGACGACGCTGCCGTTCGTCGCAAGCCCGCTGATCCGGGCGCGCGCGACCATGGAGCTGGTGCGCACCGAGCTTGGCCTGCCGCCCGGCGACTACGCCCTCGACGCGCGGCTGCGCGAGATCGGCTACGGGACATGGGAGGGCTCGACGCTGGCGCAGGCGCAGGCCGCAGATCCCGCCGTGTATGCCCGCCGCCTGGCCGAGAAGTGGACGGTGTCGCCATCCGGCGGCGAGAGCTATGTCGACGTGCAGGTACGTATGACCCAGTGGTACCGCTCGGTAACCTCAGACACCGTCGCCGTCGCCCATGGCGGCACCGCGCGGGCGCTGATGGTGGCGCTCGGCTTCGAGACCCCGGCTTCGGCCGCGGACCTCTACATCGAGCAGGGCGCGGTCTACGTGTTCGGCGCTGCGGGCCTGCAGAAGTATAGTTGA
- a CDS encoding sigma-70 family RNA polymerase sigma factor, with translation MTAFRQSVEAMIPALRRYARALVRDSDIADDLVQDTLVRALRSKRLFLGGDVRSWLYTILTNLNKNRRRSLARRPAFLPLLDNNADASGTEAEGRDIERALSTLVEEQRSVLLLVMLEGMSYREVADIQGVPIGTVMSRLARARAHVRASIEGQRPTLRRVK, from the coding sequence ATGACCGCGTTTCGTCAAAGTGTCGAAGCCATGATTCCGGCGCTCCGCCGCTATGCGCGCGCGCTGGTGCGTGACTCGGATATCGCCGACGATCTGGTGCAGGACACGCTGGTGCGGGCGCTGCGCTCGAAGCGGCTGTTTCTCGGCGGCGACGTCAGGAGCTGGCTCTACACGATCCTGACCAATTTGAACAAGAACCGCCGGCGCTCGCTGGCGCGGCGGCCGGCCTTCCTGCCGCTGCTCGACAACAATGCCGACGCCAGCGGCACCGAGGCCGAGGGACGCGACATCGAGCGCGCGCTGTCGACGCTGGTCGAGGAGCAGCGCTCGGTGCTGCTGCTCGTGATGCTGGAGGGCATGAGCTACCGGGAGGTCGCCGACATCCAGGGCGTGCCGATCGGCACGGTGATGTCCCGGCTCGCCCGCGCCCGCGCCCATGTCCGGGCATCGATCGAGGGCCAGCGTCCGACGCTCAGGCGGGTGAAATGA
- a CDS encoding anti-sigma factor family protein, translating to MTDPNIPVTEDELHAYVDNELPAERRGDVEAWLATHPDDAARVQSWRAMAERLHARYDTVLDEAVPKRLELERLVRQPRRWVYGAVAATLAAFIAGGGVGWIAHGAAATPSAFQSFTVDALDAHRLYVVEVRHPVEVPGSERDHLQQWLTKRCGWDVRAPELTGLKLVGGRLLPGPSGPASFLMYESTSGERFTVYTAKAKTDATQMRYAVQGSDGALFWADRGVAYVVSGGTDRSRLTQVAQAIYDQMEKNGG from the coding sequence ATGACCGACCCGAACATCCCCGTCACCGAAGACGAGCTGCACGCTTACGTCGACAATGAGCTGCCGGCCGAACGCCGCGGCGATGTCGAGGCGTGGCTCGCCACGCATCCTGACGACGCGGCGCGGGTGCAGTCATGGCGCGCAATGGCCGAGAGGCTGCATGCGCGCTACGACACCGTGCTGGACGAGGCGGTGCCGAAGCGGCTCGAGCTCGAGCGGCTGGTGCGCCAGCCGCGCCGCTGGGTCTATGGCGCGGTGGCGGCAACGCTGGCCGCCTTCATCGCCGGCGGCGGCGTCGGCTGGATCGCGCACGGCGCGGCGGCGACGCCGTCGGCCTTCCAGAGCTTCACGGTCGATGCGCTCGATGCGCACCGGCTCTACGTGGTCGAGGTCCGTCACCCGGTCGAGGTGCCCGGCAGCGAACGCGACCACCTGCAGCAATGGCTGACCAAGCGCTGCGGCTGGGACGTCCGCGCGCCGGAGCTCACCGGGCTGAAGCTGGTCGGCGGCCGCCTGCTGCCGGGGCCGAGCGGGCCGGCGTCGTTCCTGATGTATGAGAGCACGTCCGGCGAGCGCTTCACGGTCTACACCGCCAAGGCGAAGACCGATGCGACCCAGATGCGCTATGCCGTCCAGGGCAGCGACGGCGCGCTGTTCTGGGCTGATCGCGGCGTCGCCTATGTCGTCAGCGGCGGCACCGACCGCAGCCGCCTGACCCAGGTCGCGCAGGCCATCTACGATCAGATGGAGAAGAACGGCGGCTGA
- a CDS encoding DnaJ C-terminal domain-containing protein: MRDPYEVLGVQRSASAATIKSAYRKLAKKHHPDNNKNDPKAAARFAEINTANEIVGDEDKRKQFDRGEIDAEGKPRFQGFPGGGAGGRTGPGGFEYSFRGGPGGGVGGGSFEDILNSMFGNAARGGGGGGRAGRSSPFEFDGGGVGVDLDLSVAMTVSLEESVRGGDKRVRLPTGRELNVKIPAGVTAGQQIRLKGQGETAQGHPPGDLLITISIAPHPFFKIDGNDLRIDLPVTLYEAVLGGKVRVPTLGSAVELSIPKNTSSGRTFRLKGKGLSKAGVSGDLYVTTRIILPDGNDAELEALMQTWRDRNPYNPRSDLG; encoded by the coding sequence ATGCGCGACCCCTATGAGGTCTTGGGGGTGCAGCGGAGCGCCAGCGCTGCGACGATCAAGAGCGCCTATCGCAAGCTCGCCAAGAAGCATCACCCTGACAATAACAAGAACGACCCGAAGGCGGCCGCCCGCTTTGCGGAGATCAACACGGCCAACGAGATCGTCGGCGACGAGGACAAGCGCAAGCAGTTCGACCGCGGCGAGATCGATGCCGAAGGCAAGCCGCGCTTCCAGGGTTTCCCAGGCGGCGGCGCCGGCGGCCGTACCGGTCCGGGCGGCTTCGAATACAGCTTCCGCGGCGGACCCGGCGGCGGTGTGGGCGGCGGCAGCTTCGAGGACATCCTCAACAGCATGTTCGGCAACGCCGCGCGCGGCGGCGGTGGTGGTGGCCGTGCCGGGCGGTCCAGTCCGTTTGAGTTCGACGGCGGCGGGGTCGGGGTCGACCTCGATCTTTCGGTCGCCATGACGGTGTCGCTGGAGGAGTCGGTCAGGGGCGGCGACAAGCGCGTCCGCCTGCCGACCGGCCGCGAGCTCAACGTCAAGATTCCCGCCGGCGTGACCGCCGGGCAGCAGATCCGGCTGAAGGGGCAGGGCGAGACCGCTCAGGGCCACCCGCCCGGCGATCTGCTGATCACGATCTCGATCGCGCCACATCCGTTCTTCAAGATCGACGGCAACGATCTCAGGATCGATCTGCCGGTGACGCTCTACGAGGCGGTGCTGGGTGGCAAGGTCCGGGTGCCGACCCTCGGCAGCGCGGTCGAACTGTCGATCCCGAAAAACACCTCCAGCGGCCGCACTTTCCGCCTCAAGGGCAAGGGGCTGTCGAAGGCGGGTGTATCAGGCGATCTCTATGTCACGACCCGGATCATCCTTCCCGACGGGAACGATGCCGAGCTTGAGGCATTGATGCAGACGTGGCGGGATCGAAACCCCTATAATCCGCGCAGCGATCTCGGCTGA
- a CDS encoding DUF1194 domain-containing protein codes for MRWYVSIGAVLVAGMLASGDVAGVAAPGPGPQTGRLAEKESTPSVDIELIIAVDVSYSMDMDELAIQREGYAQAIVSKDFLQALKAGPNGKISITYFEWAASNDQKVIIPWRVIDGPESADAVAAEIMKTPVRRASRTSISGAIYFAIPMFDENPHRGLRRVIDISGDGPNNNGSPITPARDAALDKGIVINGLPIMVKEPSYSTMDIENLDLYYEDCVIGGPGSFVVTIKDRDRFKEAIRTKLLLEVAGRTPERPIVRTAEKEPRVSCTIGEKIWQDRWGR; via the coding sequence ATGCGCTGGTATGTCTCGATCGGAGCGGTGCTTGTCGCGGGCATGCTGGCCAGCGGCGATGTGGCCGGTGTTGCCGCGCCCGGCCCGGGACCACAGACCGGCCGGCTGGCCGAAAAGGAATCCACACCGAGCGTCGACATCGAGCTGATCATCGCGGTCGACGTTTCCTATTCGATGGACATGGACGAACTCGCGATCCAGCGCGAGGGCTATGCGCAGGCGATCGTCTCCAAGGATTTCCTGCAGGCGCTGAAGGCCGGGCCGAACGGCAAGATCTCGATCACCTATTTCGAATGGGCCGCTTCCAATGATCAGAAGGTCATCATTCCCTGGCGGGTGATCGACGGCCCGGAATCCGCCGATGCGGTCGCCGCCGAGATCATGAAGACGCCGGTGCGCCGCGCCTCGCGCACCTCGATCTCGGGCGCGATCTATTTCGCAATCCCGATGTTCGACGAGAATCCGCATCGCGGCCTGCGCCGCGTGATCGATATTTCCGGTGACGGGCCCAACAACAACGGCTCGCCGATCACGCCTGCGCGCGATGCGGCGCTCGACAAGGGCATCGTCATCAACGGGTTGCCGATCATGGTGAAGGAGCCGTCCTACTCGACGATGGATATCGAGAATCTCGACCTGTACTACGAGGATTGCGTGATCGGCGGACCGGGCTCTTTCGTGGTGACGATCAAGGACCGCGACAGGTTCAAGGAGGCGATCCGCACCAAGCTGCTGCTCGAAGTCGCCGGCCGCACCCCCGAGCGCCCGATCGTACGGACCGCCGAGAAGGAGCCGCGGGTCAGTTGCACGATCGGCGAGAAGATCTGGCAGGACCGCTGGGGGCGGTGA